One window of the Acaryochloris sp. CCMEE 5410 genome contains the following:
- the phoU gene encoding phosphate signaling complex protein PhoU, producing MLIQSPLPKVTKPIRSQFERQVQTIQGDVLRMGALVEQSCRFAHTALFNRNLSVVDTLAKQDKKIDRFYKQIEVQCLQLIALQSPVASDLRLIGTLMQLIRDLERIGDYAEDIGEVAVKLFPYPVASYMPEIEHMSELCQSMLAMSLSALTQLDAEVGLQVKVEDDAVDDCYDNLYDVLASQSISGPTEPLLLSMLVIRSLERMADHATNIGQRVAFIVTGKR from the coding sequence ATGTTAATCCAATCGCCTTTGCCCAAAGTGACAAAACCTATTCGCAGTCAGTTTGAGCGGCAAGTCCAAACTATTCAAGGTGATGTCTTACGCATGGGGGCATTGGTTGAGCAGTCCTGTCGTTTTGCCCATACCGCTCTGTTTAACCGCAATTTATCGGTGGTGGATACCCTCGCCAAGCAGGATAAGAAGATTGATCGGTTTTATAAACAGATTGAAGTGCAGTGTCTGCAGTTAATTGCGTTGCAATCTCCGGTGGCCAGTGATTTAAGGTTGATTGGTACGCTGATGCAGCTGATTCGTGACCTAGAGCGGATTGGGGATTATGCCGAAGATATTGGTGAGGTGGCGGTGAAGCTGTTTCCCTATCCAGTCGCCTCCTACATGCCTGAAATCGAGCATATGTCAGAACTCTGCCAAAGTATGTTGGCCATGAGTTTGTCCGCTTTAACCCAGCTAGATGCGGAAGTTGGCCTCCAAGTCAAAGTGGAAGATGATGCTGTAGACGATTGCTACGACAATTTATACGATGTCCTCGCTAGCCAATCTATTTCTGGCCCCACGGAACCTTTACTGTTGTCGATGTTAGTGATTCGCTCTTTAGAACGGATGGCCGATCATGCCACTAATATTGGACAAAGGGTTGCATTTATTGTGACTGGAAAGCGATAA
- a CDS encoding SirB1 family protein, whose translation MKFSVSRQQLYHLLRQPSEPDLAAAALYIAQEEYPALAVDEYLNALDTMAGEVEERLPADPYPLKVLQTLNRYLYEDLGFTGNSQHYYDPRNSFLNDVLDRRLGIPITLSLVYMEIARRINFPMEGINFPGHFLIRPTRDDMNIFVDPFYQGEILFEQDCRDRITQVFGHPMEMRPEFFQVVSPQQFLVRLLNNLKQIYLNENQLEKCLSTSEQILLVDPKCYSELRDRGILYYHVGRWSEARQDLQDFLAQNPSPEHISLVHKLLNQMSDFP comes from the coding sequence ATGAAGTTCTCGGTCTCTCGTCAACAGCTCTATCATTTGCTCCGTCAACCGTCTGAGCCAGATTTGGCTGCGGCTGCACTTTATATTGCTCAGGAAGAGTATCCCGCTTTAGCGGTTGATGAATATCTCAATGCCTTGGACACGATGGCGGGAGAGGTCGAAGAACGACTGCCTGCTGATCCATACCCATTAAAAGTCCTGCAAACCCTGAATCGTTATTTGTATGAAGATCTTGGCTTTACGGGCAACAGTCAACATTACTACGATCCCCGCAATAGCTTCCTCAATGATGTCTTGGATCGGCGGTTAGGCATTCCCATTACCCTATCGTTGGTCTATATGGAAATTGCCCGTCGAATCAACTTCCCGATGGAAGGAATTAACTTTCCAGGGCATTTTCTTATTCGCCCTACTCGGGATGACATGAATATTTTTGTGGATCCTTTTTATCAGGGGGAGATTTTGTTTGAGCAGGATTGCCGCGATCGCATCACCCAGGTTTTTGGGCATCCGATGGAGATGAGACCTGAATTCTTTCAGGTGGTTAGTCCCCAGCAGTTTCTGGTGCGGCTACTAAACAATCTGAAACAGATTTATCTCAATGAAAACCAGCTGGAAAAATGTCTCAGCACATCTGAACAGATTCTGCTCGTTGATCCGAAGTGTTATAGTGAGCTGCGAGATCGGGGTATCTTGTACTATCATGTAGGCCGTTGGTCCGAAGCCCGACAAGATTTACAAGATTTTTTAGCCCAAAACCCTTCTCCTGAACATATTTCTTTGGTTCATAAGTTGCTTAACCAAATGAGTGATTTTCCCTAA
- a CDS encoding helix-turn-helix transcriptional regulator produces the protein MQHVCSTSPELVFAGFHALADPLRTHVLELLRHRELCVGELCESLDINQSKLSFHLKVLKDAELVHTRHEGRWIYYSLNLAQFVVLEQYLAEYRRNSEIMPPRMYASPTTS, from the coding sequence ATGCAACACGTTTGTTCTACCTCTCCTGAACTAGTTTTCGCTGGTTTCCATGCCCTCGCTGACCCTCTCCGTACCCACGTTTTAGAGCTTTTACGCCACCGAGAACTCTGTGTGGGTGAGTTATGTGAGTCTTTAGATATCAATCAGTCCAAGCTCTCATTCCATTTAAAAGTCCTCAAAGACGCGGAATTGGTCCATACTCGTCATGAAGGGCGCTGGATTTACTACAGTCTAAATTTGGCTCAGTTCGTTGTCCTGGAGCAGTACTTGGCTGAATATCGCCGCAACTCAGAAATTATGCCCCCTCGAATGTACGCGTCTCCCACTACGTCGTAG
- a CDS encoding phycobiliprotein lyase has protein sequence MNALEFFQLSEGRWRSHRITHHLLLRRSESGNTEIEVQVLAPDDPKVIEICQLHNAQPHLAIGGCFVQWRGAMAWDQEEDDPHRGSTVFVLVPHEGSDNAGQLLRERGYAESVPVVGQYQVDAQNGLVLTTEYDTMSSQERFWFANPNLRLRTTTVKSFGGFNTTSFCAESKLVSDGVVTSSEAPQLLSTPSWLGW, from the coding sequence ATGAATGCCCTAGAATTTTTCCAACTCAGCGAAGGCCGGTGGCGGTCCCATCGCATTACTCACCATTTGCTCCTCCGCCGGTCTGAGTCGGGAAATACGGAAATCGAGGTCCAGGTCTTAGCCCCGGATGATCCCAAAGTCATTGAAATCTGCCAGTTACATAATGCCCAGCCCCACCTAGCCATCGGCGGGTGTTTTGTACAGTGGCGAGGTGCAATGGCCTGGGATCAAGAGGAGGACGACCCTCATCGGGGGTCAACGGTATTTGTTTTAGTCCCCCATGAAGGTAGTGATAACGCCGGTCAGTTATTGCGGGAGCGGGGTTATGCTGAGAGCGTTCCCGTCGTGGGTCAGTATCAGGTGGATGCGCAAAATGGCCTCGTTTTAACCACCGAATATGACACCATGAGTTCTCAAGAGCGGTTTTGGTTTGCCAATCCCAACTTGCGATTGCGCACCACGACGGTCAAAAGCTTTGGTGGATTTAACACCACCTCTTTTTGCGCAGAATCAAAGTTAGTCAGCGATGGCGTGGTCACCTCTTCAGAGGCTCCTCAGCTTCTCTCCACCCCTTCTTGGTTAGGGTGGTAA
- a CDS encoding VWA domain-containing protein yields MKQFNWQRSGALSAALLMTMSACQPLNIAQAKSQPQTRIKGCNAESLLLPAHKDVEALRNLYEQYLGRTPVEIELGLSRSEFAQSLAQLTRSLERSQDKSLSSADAALLKRLQQDYATELSQVDQPRKQGNRRFGFSAPRPRPTGLPPALTRAKPAPANETVAQSQFSRDQSGRMKSIVPPASIAPPAPEPRFQDKDRHHLPGTFNTEDYKRINENPFFLPQRTPLSTFSIDVDTASYSNVRRFIRQGQLPPKDAVRLEELINYFDYDYASPKGDQPFSVSTEIATAPWNSQHKLVHIGLKGKELEKEQPSNLVFLIDVSGSMKRPNKLALVKKSLCLLVHQLKPEDRVSLVVYAGRAGIVLPSTPGTQKATIMNAIDRLEAGGSTAGAAGIKMAYDMAERHFLKNGNNRVILATDGDFNVGQSSDAELERLIEQKRDRGVFLTVLGYGTGNYKDNKMELLANKGNGNYAYIDTLLEAQKVLVNDLRGTLFTIAKDVKIQVEFNPEKVQAYRLIGYENRLLRDQDFNDDRKDAGEIGSGHTITALYEVIPTGVNSNVELPNIDPLKFQKPTASNNSSDLMNLKLRYKQPTGSKSQLISTAIADKNRSIQSATDNLKFSAAVAMYGMVLRDSDYRGEATFNQVLDLAEQAKGKDPQGYRTAFMQLVERSQTLQQAKTRTEKPKAQLSP; encoded by the coding sequence ATGAAGCAGTTTAATTGGCAGCGGTCTGGTGCACTATCCGCCGCCCTACTGATGACCATGAGTGCTTGCCAACCACTCAATATTGCCCAAGCGAAATCGCAACCCCAAACCAGAATCAAGGGTTGCAATGCTGAGTCGCTACTGCTGCCTGCCCATAAAGATGTCGAGGCATTGCGTAATCTGTATGAACAGTATCTGGGGCGCACTCCCGTAGAGATTGAGTTAGGGCTGTCCCGTTCTGAGTTTGCTCAAAGTTTGGCCCAGCTTACTCGTAGTTTAGAGCGTTCACAGGATAAGTCTTTGAGTTCTGCAGATGCAGCTCTGCTCAAACGCCTACAGCAAGACTATGCAACAGAGCTGAGTCAGGTGGATCAACCTCGTAAGCAGGGGAATCGACGGTTTGGATTTTCAGCCCCACGTCCCCGGCCGACTGGTCTGCCACCAGCCCTTACAAGAGCAAAGCCCGCCCCGGCGAATGAAACCGTTGCTCAATCCCAATTCAGCCGTGACCAAAGTGGACGGATGAAGTCGATTGTGCCCCCTGCTAGCATTGCGCCCCCTGCACCTGAACCTCGATTCCAGGACAAGGATCGCCATCATCTACCCGGAACGTTCAACACTGAAGACTACAAACGCATCAACGAGAACCCGTTCTTCTTACCTCAGCGCACCCCCTTGTCCACCTTTTCCATTGATGTGGATACGGCCTCCTATAGCAATGTGCGGCGTTTTATCCGCCAAGGACAACTCCCACCCAAAGATGCCGTGCGTCTAGAAGAACTGATTAACTACTTCGACTACGACTATGCCTCTCCCAAAGGCGATCAGCCGTTCTCCGTCAGTACTGAGATTGCCACTGCCCCTTGGAACAGCCAGCATAAGCTCGTACATATCGGCCTCAAAGGGAAGGAGCTAGAAAAAGAACAGCCCAGCAATTTGGTGTTTTTGATTGACGTGTCGGGGTCCATGAAACGCCCCAACAAACTGGCCCTGGTCAAGAAATCCCTCTGCTTACTGGTTCATCAGCTGAAGCCTGAAGATCGGGTCAGTTTAGTGGTCTATGCCGGACGGGCTGGCATTGTTTTACCGTCCACACCGGGCACCCAAAAAGCCACGATTATGAACGCCATCGATCGGCTAGAAGCCGGTGGATCCACTGCAGGGGCAGCTGGCATTAAGATGGCCTACGATATGGCCGAACGCCACTTCCTCAAGAATGGCAATAATCGAGTGATCTTAGCGACGGATGGCGACTTTAATGTCGGCCAATCCAGTGATGCTGAATTAGAGCGTCTGATCGAGCAAAAGCGAGATCGAGGAGTATTTCTCACGGTCTTAGGCTATGGCACGGGCAATTATAAAGACAACAAAATGGAGCTGTTAGCGAACAAAGGCAATGGGAACTATGCCTATATCGATACTCTCCTAGAAGCCCAGAAAGTGCTCGTCAATGACTTGCGAGGAACCCTATTCACCATTGCTAAGGACGTCAAAATTCAGGTGGAATTTAACCCTGAAAAAGTCCAGGCCTATCGCCTGATTGGCTATGAAAATCGCTTGCTGCGCGATCAGGATTTCAATGATGATCGGAAAGATGCGGGTGAAATAGGCTCTGGGCATACCATTACGGCTCTCTACGAGGTGATACCCACTGGCGTGAACAGTAATGTCGAGCTTCCTAATATTGATCCGCTGAAGTTCCAAAAGCCGACCGCCAGCAACAATAGTTCAGATCTGATGAACCTGAAGTTGCGGTATAAGCAGCCCACGGGCAGTAAGAGCCAGCTGATCAGTACTGCGATCGCAGATAAAAACCGCTCGATCCAATCTGCCACCGACAACCTCAAATTCTCCGCCGCCGTTGCCATGTATGGCATGGTCCTAAGGGATTCAGACTACAGAGGTGAAGCCACCTTTAACCAAGTTCTGGACTTAGCAGAGCAGGCCAAAGGGAAAGATCCGCAAGGTTATCGCACGGCCTTTATGCAGCTGGTAGAACGTAGCCAAACCTTGCAGCAAGCCAAAACCCGAACTGAAAAGCCAAAAGCTCAATTATCTCCCTAA
- the nblS gene encoding two-component system sensor histidine kinase NblS, with amino-acid sequence MSWWADSNIQTRLMVAATLVVSLLMSSLTFWAVNSIQQDARLQDNRFGRDLGLLLSSNVAPLVADHNYGDLAKLSREFYSRTSSIRYMIYADEEGSIYYGIPYSETQVNSSLTLRRLMQLPENFIPTAGSVMVREHSTPDGEVTDVFVPLLQDEQYLGVLAIGINPNPTAVTSSHLTRDVTIAVFITIWVMVILGAVFNALIITNPIKELVVGVKTIASGNFKKRVDLPFGGELGELILSFNDMAERLERYQEQNIEELTAQKAKLETLVSTIADGAVLLDTDLAVILANPTARRLFNWDSEVVSKNVLNHLPEPVQIELTRPLYQSAAGQEGSEFRITLTGPTPRTVRILLTTVLDQQREKVKGIAMTVQDITREVELNEAKSQFISNISHELRTPLFNIKSFIETLHDYGDDLSAEDRQEFLDTANRETDRLTRLVNDVLDLSRLESGKQYRFEAVDLLQPVEQTLRTYQLTARDQGIELSYDITTNLSPIWGNYDLLLQVLTNLIGNALKFTLKGGKVMIRAYPLAEHTNQVRVEVADTGIGIEPDDQAAIFDRFYRVENRVHTLEGTGLGLSIVRNILDKHHASVNLISESGVGTTFWFDLNVYRDDLAKNAADEADSLEIPAQA; translated from the coding sequence GTGAGTTGGTGGGCCGACTCCAATATCCAAACTCGGCTTATGGTCGCTGCAACCCTTGTGGTGTCTTTGCTGATGAGTTCCCTGACATTTTGGGCTGTGAATAGCATTCAGCAAGATGCTCGCCTGCAGGACAATCGATTTGGCCGGGACTTAGGGTTACTTTTATCATCCAATGTAGCTCCGTTGGTAGCAGACCATAATTATGGAGATTTGGCCAAACTATCGCGGGAGTTTTATAGCCGCACCTCTAGCATTCGCTACATGATCTATGCTGATGAAGAAGGCAGTATCTATTACGGCATCCCCTATTCTGAAACCCAGGTCAATAGTTCCTTGACCTTGCGGCGGTTGATGCAATTGCCAGAGAACTTTATCCCGACTGCTGGATCGGTGATGGTGCGGGAGCATTCAACCCCTGACGGTGAAGTGACGGATGTATTTGTTCCTCTATTGCAGGATGAACAATACTTGGGCGTGTTGGCCATTGGCATCAATCCCAACCCCACGGCAGTGACTTCCTCCCATTTAACTCGCGATGTCACCATTGCTGTGTTTATCACCATTTGGGTGATGGTAATCCTGGGGGCCGTGTTTAATGCCCTGATTATTACCAACCCCATTAAAGAGTTGGTGGTGGGGGTAAAAACCATCGCCTCCGGTAACTTCAAAAAACGCGTTGACCTCCCGTTTGGCGGAGAATTGGGGGAACTTATTCTCAGTTTTAACGATATGGCGGAACGGCTAGAGCGCTATCAGGAGCAAAATATTGAGGAGCTGACGGCCCAGAAAGCCAAGCTAGAAACCCTAGTCTCAACCATTGCCGATGGAGCGGTGCTCCTGGATACAGATTTAGCAGTGATTTTGGCGAACCCTACAGCTCGCCGCTTATTTAACTGGGATAGCGAAGTCGTCAGCAAAAATGTCCTCAACCATTTACCAGAGCCTGTACAAATTGAGTTGACCCGTCCCCTCTATCAAAGCGCAGCGGGGCAAGAAGGCAGTGAATTTCGAATTACCCTGACTGGACCCACCCCCCGAACGGTACGTATCTTGCTGACAACCGTTCTGGATCAGCAACGGGAGAAGGTCAAAGGAATCGCCATGACGGTTCAGGACATTACTCGAGAAGTGGAGCTAAACGAAGCCAAGAGCCAATTTATTAGCAATATCTCCCATGAGCTGAGAACGCCTTTATTCAATATCAAATCCTTTATCGAAACCCTCCATGACTACGGCGATGACTTAAGTGCCGAAGATCGCCAAGAGTTTTTGGATACGGCGAATCGTGAAACGGATCGCTTGACTCGCCTCGTGAATGATGTGCTCGATCTATCGCGATTGGAGTCGGGCAAGCAATATCGCTTTGAAGCGGTTGATTTACTACAACCCGTAGAGCAAACCCTGAGAACCTATCAGCTGACGGCCCGAGATCAAGGGATCGAGCTCAGCTACGATATCACAACCAATCTCTCGCCCATTTGGGGCAATTATGATTTGCTCCTGCAAGTCCTCACCAACCTCATTGGCAATGCCTTGAAATTTACGCTTAAGGGTGGAAAGGTGATGATTCGGGCTTATCCCCTAGCGGAACATACCAATCAAGTACGAGTAGAGGTTGCGGATACGGGAATTGGGATTGAGCCGGATGATCAAGCCGCTATTTTCGATCGGTTTTATCGGGTTGAGAATCGCGTCCATACCTTGGAAGGTACAGGCTTAGGACTCTCGATTGTCAGAAATATCCTGGACAAGCACCATGCAAGCGTCAATTTAATCAGTGAGTCAGGGGTCGGTACGACCTTCTGGTTTGACCTCAACGTCTATCGTGATGACCTAGCCAAGAATGCGGCAGATGAAGCAGACTCTTTGGAAATTCCGGCCCAAGCCTAG
- a CDS encoding CPP1-like family protein, producing MEEKRMSEQNPYEILEVAENASFEDIQNARDRIIAQNQEDEKCRQTVEAAYDSVLMDRLRKRQEGKIKVPEGIRFAERLAEKKPPKLSMPQLNPSPNWLQQSIDQPDMQEITIVGACYTTLAGIALLSQSVDTLAFLLALGVGFSLYWLNRKEQKLGRALLLTLAAIGVGALIGSALLQTGLQTDPVQPQAILSCVLFVMLWLVDSFLR from the coding sequence ATGGAAGAAAAACGCATGAGCGAGCAAAATCCTTATGAAATCCTGGAAGTTGCTGAAAACGCATCTTTTGAAGATATCCAAAATGCCCGAGATCGCATCATTGCACAGAACCAAGAAGACGAGAAATGTCGGCAAACCGTAGAAGCGGCCTATGATTCTGTACTGATGGACCGCTTGCGTAAGCGGCAAGAAGGCAAAATCAAGGTCCCTGAAGGCATCCGATTTGCCGAACGCTTGGCGGAGAAAAAGCCTCCAAAGCTCAGCATGCCCCAACTGAATCCGTCACCCAACTGGCTGCAGCAGTCCATCGATCAGCCCGACATGCAGGAAATTACCATTGTCGGCGCTTGCTATACGACCCTGGCTGGGATTGCCCTGTTGTCCCAATCCGTTGATACCCTGGCATTTCTGTTGGCCCTTGGGGTTGGTTTTAGTCTGTACTGGCTGAATCGTAAAGAGCAAAAACTAGGGCGGGCGTTACTGTTGACCTTGGCTGCGATTGGAGTGGGAGCCTTGATTGGTTCTGCCCTTTTGCAAACCGGTTTACAAACCGATCCGGTCCAACCTCAAGCTATTTTGAGTTGTGTGCTCTTCGTGATGCTGTGGCTGGTGGATAGCTTCCTCAGATAG
- a CDS encoding transposase, which translates to MLICLGILCPLPSKKAQSVERRWQRFLCNPLIDVHKLYVPLVLLALKNWRTHRLYLAMDTTVLWNEYCMIHVSVVCCGRAVPLLWKVLEHKSAAVAFEEYQPLLRQARWLLRQHPDVMLLADRGFANHQLMSWLQQSRWHYCLRIPCDVLLHGPRQCPREVRRLWPSKGEALLYRNVGLWDDGLYRCNLVLANIRGVKEPWAVITDESPSLQTLWQYALRFRVEELFLDSKSGVFELEESKIRCADALERLYLIAAVALLYSTAQGMAVHIKGLRQQVDPHWHRGISYLKIGLRWLKGVVHKGRELLMPVPLFTKDPQPCFASKKAQKKHYNKIWFSRIRSLQCKAL; encoded by the coding sequence ATGCTTATCTGCTTGGGAATCCTATGTCCCCTGCCGAGCAAAAAAGCCCAAAGTGTCGAGCGTCGCTGGCAACGCTTTCTGTGCAATCCGCTCATTGATGTCCACAAACTGTATGTCCCTTTGGTCCTTCTAGCGCTTAAGAACTGGCGAACCCATCGCCTTTACCTAGCGATGGATACCACGGTTTTATGGAATGAATACTGCATGATTCATGTATCCGTTGTCTGCTGTGGCAGAGCAGTACCGTTGTTATGGAAAGTATTAGAGCACAAGAGTGCGGCGGTTGCTTTTGAGGAATATCAACCGCTATTGCGTCAGGCCCGTTGGTTATTACGGCAGCATCCAGATGTCATGTTGTTAGCAGATCGTGGGTTCGCGAACCATCAACTGATGAGCTGGTTACAGCAGAGCCGTTGGCATTACTGTCTGCGTATCCCATGTGATGTCCTTCTCCATGGCCCCCGTCAATGTCCAAGAGAAGTCCGTAGGTTATGGCCATCCAAAGGAGAAGCTCTCCTCTACCGTAATGTCGGGCTTTGGGATGATGGCCTCTATCGGTGCAATTTGGTACTGGCGAATATCCGAGGCGTAAAAGAACCATGGGCAGTGATTACAGATGAATCACCCTCGTTACAAACCTTGTGGCAATACGCCTTGAGGTTTCGGGTGGAAGAATTATTCCTCGATAGTAAATCTGGTGTGTTTGAGCTTGAAGAGTCGAAAATTCGCTGTGCTGATGCTCTGGAGAGGCTGTACCTGATTGCTGCTGTGGCACTGCTATACAGCACGGCTCAGGGGATGGCTGTTCATATTAAAGGGCTACGCCAACAGGTTGATCCCCATTGGCACAGAGGCATTAGCTATCTCAAGATTGGATTGCGGTGGCTCAAGGGGGTGGTCCATAAAGGACGGGAGTTGTTGATGCCAGTCCCCTTATTCACCAAGGATCCGCAACCGTGTTTTGCCTCTAAAAAAGCTCAAAAGAAACACTACAACAAAATCTGGTTCTCTCGTATCCGCTCTCTACAGTGCAAAGCTTTATGA
- a CDS encoding ribonuclease R family protein, which produces MEFSISTLLNNFADDKLLAPKALEKKLDCQAADGIRQLQITLEALEKVGILTKERGKYKRLPEEGVVEGKLRCSSKGFCFAIQDQDDTEDIYIRESQLNTAWNGDRVLVKVTKEGRRRRSPEGEVRLILERSNPSVIARVKKTEAGEYRAVPLDDRLLFELALHPETDGPDLEAAIDQLVHVEIVRYPLGQLSPLGRVTQVLGSDAQSAADTELVFCKYDLPRSFPEDVLAEAEALPKKLRKADQKKRVNLLKVPTFTICDRNPNPTQLDHAFSVEKLKGNKWRVGVHVTDLVYYLDPDSSIERQASQRGAAMFLGDTALPLFPETCIERIGALTAGKDHLTFSILITLDSEGEVLEFEIQPSVIHVDQHLSYEQVQDILDGDHKDKSLADAMQLFQTVSEALKKQRYDRGGFDLLLSTVPPQIMGDEGDLGAVILASPTQTHSIIADLLVLANHLVLSHLQALAIPGVYQIQAPPDAQDLQDLLKLADNIQLSLGLQQEDTVQPQDFQTFSQTFQTSERSAILFELLQSTLKPVQYSAVSGPHFGLALVNNYGHFTSPLNRYGDLLNQRILHAVFTEGRDRRTSRAKEKVNLRHSDCHGQISWNVLPPETQRHLEALITDAIPQLNEQADLARQACQDLTGLQKTKQMQTHTGEVLQGIITGIQSYGFFVRIETLMVEGLVHVSSLKDDWYEYRSRQQTLVGRKNRCQYRLGDRVDVEVKSVDYYRQQIDLIVVGGGSEAPEDEVTEAPIKVNGKDESDLPDETEEE; this is translated from the coding sequence ATGGAATTTTCGATTAGTACTCTGCTGAACAACTTTGCAGATGATAAGTTACTCGCTCCAAAAGCTTTAGAAAAGAAATTAGATTGCCAGGCTGCTGATGGCATCAGACAATTGCAAATCACCTTAGAGGCCCTAGAAAAAGTCGGTATCCTCACCAAAGAGCGCGGTAAATATAAGCGTCTCCCAGAAGAAGGGGTTGTTGAGGGCAAGCTCCGCTGCTCCAGTAAAGGCTTTTGCTTCGCTATCCAAGATCAAGACGATACGGAAGATATTTATATTCGAGAGAGCCAGCTGAATACAGCCTGGAATGGTGATCGGGTTCTGGTTAAAGTCACTAAGGAAGGTCGCCGTCGCCGTAGTCCCGAAGGCGAAGTCCGACTTATTCTGGAGCGCTCCAACCCGTCCGTCATTGCCAGGGTCAAAAAAACAGAAGCAGGGGAATATCGAGCCGTCCCTCTCGATGATCGCCTTTTATTTGAACTCGCCCTCCATCCAGAAACGGATGGTCCGGACTTGGAAGCGGCGATTGATCAGCTCGTGCATGTGGAGATTGTGCGCTACCCCTTAGGGCAGCTGTCTCCCCTCGGCCGGGTCACGCAAGTTCTAGGGAGTGATGCCCAATCGGCGGCTGATACAGAGCTTGTCTTTTGTAAGTACGATTTGCCTCGCTCTTTTCCTGAAGATGTTTTAGCCGAGGCTGAAGCTCTGCCGAAAAAGCTGCGCAAAGCCGATCAGAAGAAGCGGGTGAATCTGCTGAAGGTGCCCACGTTTACGATTTGCGATCGCAACCCCAATCCCACCCAACTCGACCATGCCTTTTCCGTCGAAAAATTAAAAGGCAACAAATGGCGAGTGGGCGTTCATGTCACCGACTTAGTTTACTACCTAGACCCAGACTCCTCCATCGAACGTCAGGCCAGCCAACGGGGGGCCGCTATGTTCCTGGGGGATACGGCACTGCCCCTCTTCCCAGAGACCTGCATTGAGCGCATTGGTGCCCTCACCGCAGGCAAAGATCATCTCACTTTTTCCATCTTGATCACCTTGGATAGCGAAGGGGAGGTTCTAGAATTTGAAATTCAGCCTTCTGTGATTCATGTCGATCAACACTTGTCCTATGAGCAAGTACAAGACATTCTGGATGGAGACCACAAAGATAAGTCCCTTGCAGATGCCATGCAGCTGTTTCAGACGGTCAGTGAGGCCCTGAAAAAGCAACGCTATGATCGCGGTGGCTTTGATCTGTTGCTGTCCACCGTTCCTCCCCAAATCATGGGTGACGAAGGGGATTTAGGAGCCGTTATCTTAGCGTCCCCCACCCAAACGCACAGCATCATTGCGGATTTGTTAGTTCTCGCCAATCACCTGGTTCTTTCCCATCTGCAGGCATTGGCCATTCCAGGGGTCTATCAAATCCAAGCTCCACCCGATGCCCAAGATCTCCAAGATCTGCTCAAGCTGGCTGACAATATCCAACTCTCTCTCGGTTTGCAGCAGGAAGATACGGTGCAGCCCCAGGATTTCCAAACCTTTAGCCAGACGTTTCAGACCTCAGAACGCTCAGCCATCCTATTTGAGCTGCTGCAATCCACCCTTAAGCCCGTCCAGTACAGTGCGGTGTCAGGGCCACATTTTGGCTTAGCCCTAGTCAACAACTATGGCCATTTCACCTCTCCCCTCAATCGATACGGCGATTTACTCAATCAGCGCATTTTACATGCGGTCTTTACGGAAGGACGCGATCGACGCACCTCTCGGGCCAAGGAGAAAGTGAACTTGCGCCATAGCGATTGCCATGGACAAATTAGCTGGAATGTCCTGCCCCCGGAGACCCAGCGGCACTTAGAAGCCTTAATTACGGACGCGATTCCCCAATTGAATGAGCAAGCCGACCTTGCCCGTCAAGCCTGCCAAGATCTAACGGGGCTGCAAAAGACCAAGCAAATGCAAACCCACACGGGAGAAGTATTACAGGGTATTATCACCGGAATTCAGTCCTATGGGTTCTTTGTTCGCATCGAAACCCTAATGGTCGAAGGGTTAGTGCATGTTAGCTCCCTCAAAGACGATTGGTATGAATATCGGTCTCGCCAACAAACCTTAGTGGGGCGCAAGAATCGCTGTCAGTACCGGTTGGGAGATCGCGTGGATGTTGAGGTCAAAAGCGTTGATTACTATCGCCAACAAATCGACTTAATTGTTGTTGGTGGCGGTAGCGAAGCGCCTGAAGATGAAGTGACCGAAGCGCCCATCAAAGTGAATGGTAAAGATGAGAGCGATCTCCCCGACGAGACGGAAGAGGAATAG